The sequence AGAATGAAAGATGACTTGGGCTTTTGAAGAATTTGTATATCTACGAGAAAGTTGTTGTAGAGTAAATATCAAAGACTTGAGGGACTTTAGGTTTTAGTATAGAGATTATTTGTATGGTTTAGTGGGCgaattttttagtatataatatttttatttgcaTGATTTGATGAAGTTTTTAGTTATTACACGACAGTTGTGtgagatttaaattatttttagaataaagTTTGTGTTCAACCAATGAAGGTATTTGCATGATTCATActaatgaaatttgaattttaacaGTTATGAATAGAAAGTATTTGTTGGACCTATATAGGTTAACTTCATTCAATAGCCGTTTTGAatacaacttatttatttatttattttgtgtctaaattttgggttaaattataattaaatatattttacaattaacattaattttttatgaacATGAAAGATATAACTTTCCATTTCTATTTTCAACCATtaatttgatttagtttttacatATTGTTTTTGTAAGAATTAAAGTTagttttgatatattttatttttttatttgcttcACGAAACTTATATTCATAATTCAAatttacgagatttaggatgatttagtttattaaaTCTTATCTgaagttagatttttttttagtatgatATTCAATAGGGATTTGGCAATAGGGGTTCTTGTGcactcttaaattttaaaaagtatcaaAATTAGTCGTATTTTTATAGTTTTCGGCCTCATAAAACTTCTATCTTTTCACTCTTCCTTTGGTCAAAAATTACAGCCGAGGAGAGAGACGGAGAGAGCACACAGCACAGTGTGCGCCACTTCTGCCCCAAAAGAtcagtctctctctctctttctcgtCGCATAGCAAAGCAGAGGCATCCATATTTCTCTCGGACCCCATCTGAAAAAGCCAATCCCTTCCCTTCCCTTCCCTTCCCTTCCCTTCCCTCAAGCTACTTCATAAATAACATCTCCACTACCTACACTTTCACTCCAATTCCCaatctccatcttcaaataCATACCCCAAACCTCTTCGATTTCTCTCTGGAACTCCGACATTGACATCTGATTTTGATCCCTTGCGAATTTCTGTTTCTGGTTCATTTGGGTCAGCCGGAAATGGATCCTCCACTTGTTAATGAATCCTCCTTCTCCGCTGCGAATCCTTCTGCTTACAGTTTGGCCTCGATTTGGCCTTTTGGGGGGGAGCAGGGAGGGAGCGCATTGGGGCTTCGAATGGCTAATTTGGTTCAGAATCTTAGTGGGTTTTCTGAGAGCTCCACGAATCGCGATGGATCAATGGAAGAATCGACAGTGACAGAGCAGAGTGGCGGTGGGAGGAAGAGGAAGGATGTGAGCTCCGAGGATGAATCTTCGAGAATGGTTTCCACTAGTAGTGCTAATCAATTGGTTAGTTCTCTTGTTTTCTTCCTCATTCATTACCCTTTTGCTCTCAATTTGGCTACGTTGACCTAGTTTTGAACAAAAATGACATTAGTCAAATTTTACACTGGTAGTTCGCTCTTTCACTTTTGAAAGGTgaaactctttttctttcttttttgaagGGGAGGAGCTCCCAAGGAAGAGATAACagctatttatttttataaaaaccaTTATCGTTGTTCATATCTGCCAAGATTACCAAGAAACTTACCCAATGATGTACGCAGATATTTAAAACTTGGACAGCTGATCATATATCTCGACACTGGCTAACTACATTGAAAGCACgttgtctttaaatttttgaATGAATTGTCCTTTTATCGACTTATTAATCAAGGTAGTAATTGCCACTTTATTCTGTACGTTCAATTTCATACAGAGTAACTCAAAAGGTAAACGGATGAAAGTAGTGGAATCCAGAGATGAAAATGATGGTATAAAAGCTGAAGTAGAACCTAGCTCAGCTGATGGTAAGAAGATGGCCGAGCAAAGCCCAAAACCCGAACCACCAAAAGATTACATTCATGTCAGAGCAAGAAGGGGCCAAGCAACTGATAGTCATAGTTTAGCAGAAAGAGTAATGTACTTTTCTCGGTTGTTTCGGATCTGAATTTCTCATGTCCTCGTTGGacaaccatttggttttttatttttagttttttagaattaagcctatagacctTGTCatacctctaaatttctaattttgttatctattttttgtcaatgttttaaaaaatcaagccaaaatttgaaaactaaaaagatatagtttttaaaaacgtgTCTTTGgaatttagaatttggctaaaaaattcaattcttgtattaaaaaagatgcaaattattgtaagaaattgagagcaaatagacttcattttcaaaaaccaaaaacaaaaaatagcaaatagacttcattttcaaaaaccaaaaacaaaaaataaaatagttaccaaaggAGACCTCAATCATTTATCAAACAGTTCTTAGCATTGTGTCTAACAGCTCCAAGTTTCTGGTGGAGATTTGGAACGTTTATCTACCGTTATGCCTTCCTCCCAAATTTTTGCCTGTTTGTCTTACTATACCCATTTGTGCAGGCGAGAAGAGAGAAGATCAGTGAGAGAATGAAAATTTTGCAGGACTTGGTTCCAGGTTGTAACAAGGTACTGTTTCTGTGTTACTTTGTGTGCAAGTAGCTATTGGGGGAATTTTAGAAAACACCCCTGAACTGTGGGAGTAGGTACAATTTAGAGTCTGACTTCTAATTTGATCAATTTTAAAGCCAAACAAATTACTGCAATGCAATTCCTGCCATTAAACACCAGGAAACTTATTGGAGGAGCTTGGGTGAGAAGTGGACTTCTCTCTCACCTAAATGCTAAATTTAACTGATCTAAGGCCACATTTACTTTCTAGTAAATTTAATCAATAATCATAATAGGAAAGTGGGACCcatttaaatatgttaaaactagttaacaatattatgtgaattatgaattaaaaaaaaaatccattacgATGGTAGCAATTTTGATTACGAAGCAGTAAACATGGTCTAAGATGTAAGAGAGAGAGTGAAGGAATTGGTCAATTATATTCCTAAACATGAGCAATGGTTGCTACATAGCCACTACTTCTATGTCCAACAAGCTTTCCTTCAAATCCGTTACATCCTTCATTCTATCCTTATCTGTAAAGTCCTAGAGAGAAACTGTGTAAGAAGAGGAGAAAGCAGCAAATTTGGGAGTTAAAGAGAAGTAGAGAACTGAGAACAACGGCATGAGATGAAGTCACTGAGAAGAATAACTCTAGAAAAAGGAAAACTTGAGAGTGGTTTCAGTTGAAGTGATCTAAGAAAAGTAAGAAGAGCACTAGAACAAAGATCTCTGTCTATgagttttcattaattttaatttttatcccAGGAAAAAGGCCAATGTTATTGCAGAAGTTGATTGATGTTAGTGGGACATGCTACATTGTAACACGAACAATTAGTCATATTTAAGGACAAGAGTGATCAAAATAGAAATCTGGAGATTAAATTGTCATGACTCTAGCAGTTCAGGGATGGATTTTCCTAGAGTTGGGGGGATATTAATTTTGAGTTCGGTTGCAGTCATATTGAAAATcaagttcaaattataatttttcttgCATATGCATGTATATTCTTCCTATCTGGTAGGTTATTGGAAAAGCACTTGTCCTTGATGAGATAATAAATTACATCCAATCACTGCAACGTCAGGTCGAGGTACTTATTCAAATCctgggtttttatttttatccaaaacttttttttcttatttaatctGAGCTTTGAATATTTGGCTCAAATTTGTAGTTCCTCTCCATGAAGCTTGAAGCTGTGAATTCCAGGATGAACATAAGCCCTGGCCTAGAAGGTTTTACTGTAAAAAATGTAAGTCTGATTCTCATTTCATGCAACAAGAGAAAAACATTACAAAAAGGAGTTCTTTAGCCGTTGCTTTTTGGCAATCTTATCTTGATGAAAAGTATCTAATATGGCAAACCTATACGGCTATACTAGAACAACCCCTCTTAAACCTCTAATTTCGAAATATCGTAGGAAACGAGTATAGTTTTGTTATCGTTCCCAGTTTTGATCGCTACTTTTTACCAGAATATCCATAAATCTAAACCTGGCTGATTGTTTATCTGGTAACATCTATGTTTTTACTTTCTTGCACCAAAGGTGAATTCATGCTTTCTTGTTCTTGGCACTCCATCTGAAACTTGACACTTTCTAGAACAACTTTCATTTGAAGAAATATGTTTTGATTAACGGTTACTTGAATAAGATATGTTCTATTGGTTGTACAACTGGGTCTTTGAGTTCTAAAAAATAGGTTTTGATTGTATTATTTCCTAACTCTCTTAGCTGACGTTTCAGATTGTTAATCAACCGTATGATGCAGCTGGAATATTATATGGTTCACAAGCAGCAAGAGATTATACCCAAGGTGCACAACCTGAATGGTTGCATATGCAGATTGGTGGAAGTTTTGAAAGAACGTCTTAGATCTCAATAGGCAACTTATAATCAAATGTCAAAATTGATTTGGCTTTTCTCATTTAGTTCAGTAgagatatattatatatatgttatatatgtttGATCATTTAGTATCGAATACCTGTATTATCCATTCGATATAATTGGAACGATCAATTACTTGTATTGTCTGCAGAAACTGAACCTACTTCCAATTTGGAACTTACCGACTGTAATTTGTACTGCCGTTGTACTGGAGAAAAAACATACCTAGCTTGGATCATTTGAGAGGCTGGGGGTGGTTTGACACCTTgcattttctttccttctttagAACATGGTGTAAAATTTTGACCGAAATATtcgaaattttgagattttgaagGTCTAGAAGTTTCGTTAGGGGAGAATTTCTTTTCTCCCATTCCGACAAAACTTTGTGTGAATTTCGAGTGTTTTTTTAAGAACTAGCTACAATAGATTGATTCAAgtttttttcagttttatggTCTCGATCACATGTTCATTGTATAGTTTCACATGCCAATATTGTTTACAATAAATGATGAAAATATCGTGACATTTCACCAAAATATCTAATCAAGTAAtccattttcaaaaattcacGATTTATAAT comes from Benincasa hispida cultivar B227 chromosome 2, ASM972705v1, whole genome shotgun sequence and encodes:
- the LOC120070591 gene encoding transcription factor bHLH79, with the translated sequence MDPPLVNESSFSAANPSAYSLASIWPFGGEQGGSALGLRMANLVQNLSGFSESSTNRDGSMEESTVTEQSGGGRKRKDVSSEDESSRMVSTSSANQLSNSKGKRMKVVESRDENDGIKAEVEPSSADGKKMAEQSPKPEPPKDYIHVRARRGQATDSHSLAERARREKISERMKILQDLVPGCNKVIGKALVLDEIINYIQSLQRQVEFLSMKLEAVNSRMNISPGLEGFTVKNIVNQPYDAAGILYGSQAARDYTQGAQPEWLHMQIGGSFERTS